A region of Rhodamnia argentea isolate NSW1041297 chromosome 9, ASM2092103v1, whole genome shotgun sequence DNA encodes the following proteins:
- the LOC115754880 gene encoding glycine-rich protein A3-like produces the protein MDGRDGRDNESTDKGLFSSLAGYAVGQHMHHGSYPQHGYPQHGYPPQGYPPQGYPPQGYPPAGYPPPGGYPPAGYPPPPAGYPPAYPPHGGYPPAAYPGPSAPYHSGHGPGMGGMVAGGLAAAAAVYGAHQLSHGAHHLGHGAFHGHGHGKFKHGKFKHGKFGKRWKHGMFGKHKGKFFKRWK, from the exons ATGGATGGAAGAGACGGGCGTGATAACGAGTCCACAGACAAAGGGCTTTTCTCGAGCCTTGCTGGGTACGCCGTGGGGCAACACATGCACCACGGGTCGTATCCTCAGCATGGATATCCTCAGCATGGATATCCTCCGCAGGGTTATCCTCCTCAGGGGTATCCCCCACAGGGGTATCCACCAGCTGGGTATCCTCCGCCGGGTGGATACCCTCCTGCCGGTTACCCTCCTCCGCCTGCAGGTTATCCACCAGCTTATCCACCACATGGGGGATATCCACCGGCTGCTTATCCCGGTCCTTCAGCTCCATATCATTCAG GGCATGGGCCTGGTATGGGAGGAATGGTAGCTGGGGGCCTCGCTGCTGCCGCCGCCGTTTACGGGGCACACCAACTGTCTCATGGTGCTCATCATCTCGGACACGGGGCTTTCCACGGCCATGGTCATGGAAAGTTCAAGCATGGAAAGTTCAAGCACGGGAAGTTTGGAAAACGCTGGAAACACGGCATGTTTGGAAAGCACAAGGGCAAGTTCTTCAAACGATGGAAGTGA